In one window of Tenacibaculum mesophilum DNA:
- a CDS encoding HD family phosphohydrolase encodes MNDLINKLYKNNTVIYKALLFLITVIAIVYLFPKGGQFKYDFRQGKPWQYDNLYAPFDFAIQKTTEEIEEEKNELKNSSKKYFVVDTSIKEEVTHSFTNQVKSIDSLSTNVIRDLIREGEKLINKIYVYGFLDDASIDKADREDVIVLRKGNSIDDVLFSRLVQSKDILSFLRTNTEGLQYYKQRLLINYLSNNLRPNVTYDYKYSEKELNERFQGISYAKGKVSKGELIILKGDIVEGRKYNVLKSYEVASSSRIWTKSNYYWIVFGYTILVALALLMLLLFLERYRFETFNDNNKVTFIFFNIFLMIFVQTMVVKYNSGYLYVVPLSILPIVLKAFFDARLGLFTHVLTVLLLGFIVPNSFEFIYLHIIAGIVTILTVSELYKRASLFMSIGQITLIYMVTYFAFSILKEGNADKINWMYFGLFAANGLLSFLAVFFIYFYEKLFGLVSDVTLLELSNTNSKLLRDLNEKAPGTFQHSMQVANLAEAAANEIGANSMLVRTGALYHDIGKMVKPMYFTENQSTGVNPHNDLLPVDSARIILDHVINGIEIAKKYKLPDRIIDFIRTHHGTSVTYYFYKQEQENNPDVNIQKFQYQGPIPFSKETAILMMCDAAEAASKSLKNPTAQSIDVLIDRIIDKQKNDNQFINSDITFREIEKIKKIIKNKLMNIYHLRVEYPE; translated from the coding sequence ATGAACGACTTAATTAACAAACTGTACAAAAATAATACTGTAATTTACAAAGCATTATTGTTTTTGATCACGGTAATTGCTATAGTATATTTATTTCCTAAAGGTGGACAGTTTAAGTACGATTTTAGACAAGGAAAACCTTGGCAATATGACAATTTATATGCTCCTTTTGATTTTGCTATTCAAAAAACTACAGAAGAAATAGAAGAGGAAAAAAACGAACTTAAAAATAGTTCAAAAAAATATTTTGTAGTTGATACATCGATTAAAGAAGAGGTAACTCATTCATTTACGAACCAAGTTAAGAGTATTGACTCATTATCAACAAACGTAATTAGAGACTTAATTAGAGAAGGAGAGAAGCTTATAAATAAAATTTACGTATATGGTTTTTTAGATGACGCAAGCATTGATAAAGCAGATAGAGAAGACGTGATTGTTTTACGTAAAGGAAACTCCATTGATGATGTTCTGTTTTCAAGGTTAGTACAGTCAAAAGATATTTTAAGCTTTTTAAGAACAAATACAGAGGGACTTCAGTACTATAAACAACGCCTGTTAATAAACTATTTGTCAAATAATTTGCGCCCTAACGTAACCTATGATTATAAATACAGTGAAAAGGAGTTAAATGAACGTTTTCAAGGTATTTCTTATGCTAAAGGAAAGGTTTCAAAAGGAGAATTAATTATTTTAAAAGGAGACATTGTTGAAGGAAGGAAATATAATGTCTTAAAGTCGTATGAAGTAGCGTCAAGCTCTAGAATTTGGACAAAATCTAATTATTATTGGATTGTATTCGGATACACAATTTTAGTAGCCTTGGCATTGTTAATGTTATTATTATTTTTAGAAAGATATAGGTTTGAGACTTTTAATGATAACAATAAAGTAACCTTTATTTTCTTCAATATCTTTTTAATGATTTTTGTACAAACTATGGTGGTAAAATACAATTCTGGTTATTTGTACGTAGTTCCGTTAAGTATTTTACCAATTGTACTAAAAGCTTTTTTTGATGCCAGATTAGGTTTATTTACTCATGTACTTACCGTATTGTTGTTAGGATTTATTGTACCCAATAGTTTTGAGTTTATTTACTTACACATTATTGCAGGGATTGTAACTATATTAACGGTTTCTGAACTGTATAAAAGAGCAAGTTTATTTATGTCTATTGGACAAATTACGCTAATTTACATGGTTACTTATTTTGCCTTTTCTATTCTAAAAGAAGGGAATGCAGATAAGATAAATTGGATGTACTTTGGGTTATTTGCAGCAAATGGATTGTTGTCGTTCTTAGCAGTGTTTTTTATCTATTTTTATGAAAAGCTTTTCGGATTGGTTTCTGATGTAACATTATTAGAGCTTTCTAATACAAATTCAAAACTATTAAGAGATTTAAATGAAAAAGCTCCAGGAACGTTCCAACATTCAATGCAGGTGGCTAATTTAGCTGAAGCAGCAGCGAATGAAATAGGAGCGAACTCTATGTTAGTAAGAACAGGAGCTTTGTATCATGATATTGGTAAAATGGTAAAACCAATGTATTTTACCGAAAATCAATCCACGGGAGTTAATCCACATAATGATTTATTACCAGTAGATAGTGCACGTATTATTTTAGATCATGTAATTAACGGAATAGAAATAGCAAAAAAATATAAACTACCGGATAGAATTATAGACTTTATTCGTACACACCATGGAACAAGCGTTACCTATTACTTTTATAAACAAGAACAAGAAAATAATCCAGATGTTAATATTCAGAAGTTTCAATACCAAGGTCCAATTCCGTTTTCAAAAGAAACAGCTATTTTAATGATGTGTGATGCAGCAGAAGCTGCTTCTAAAAGTTTAAAAAATCCGACAGCACAATCGATAGATGTATTAATTGATAGGATTATAGACAAGCAAAAAAACGATAATCAGTTCATAAATTCAGATATTACTTTTAGAGAGATAGAAAAAATTAAAAAAATTATAAAGAATAAGTTAATGAATATCTATCACTTACGTGTTGAGTATCCAGAATAG
- the tssD gene encoding type VI secretion system tube protein TssD, translating into MYIKAKLFVCDEERELLSTSLNYNRLTDWNGKPTSALMGGAFTVTYESQMYDDTFIEWIIADRKDNKRPEKKGQILLKLMKKELH; encoded by the coding sequence ATGTATATAAAAGCCAAACTTTTTGTTTGTGATGAAGAAAGAGAATTACTTTCTACAAGTTTAAATTACAATAGACTTACTGATTGGAACGGTAAACCTACATCAGCCTTGATGGGAGGAGCTTTTACAGTTACCTATGAATCACAAATGTATGATGATACCTTTATTGAGTGGATTATAGCCGATAGAAAAGATAATAAAAGACCAGAAAAAAAGGGACAAATACTGTTAAAGTTAATGAAGAAGGAACTTCATTAA
- a CDS encoding DMT family transporter — MNKSFIYIIVCVFLWALIPVVSKLGQNELDNHQFLFWSSLSSLLFFFGITLYKKSLQKLYYIAKIKWLQAICLGFLGTYLYYVLLYFGYANAPGMEVLIVQYSWPILIVLLSLILLKEKLTMFKTISILLGFIGVFLVLTKGDFEQLKFENINIDLIVFTGAFVFALFSVLSKKIKMDDILLLTIYFLTASFASFLSMNLYSEFKIPNLNTVIPILINGFLVNGLSYIFWIKALKIGEASLIAPFVFLTPVLSSIFLIIFFNEPFYIAYLIGMSCVILGGLLNLKNKNTVHNKEPR; from the coding sequence ATGAATAAATCTTTCATCTATATTATAGTCTGTGTATTTTTATGGGCATTGATACCTGTTGTATCTAAATTAGGACAAAATGAATTAGATAACCATCAATTTCTTTTTTGGTCAAGTCTATCTTCTTTACTGTTTTTTTTTGGTATTACCCTTTATAAAAAAAGCCTTCAAAAACTATATTATATTGCAAAAATCAAATGGTTGCAAGCTATTTGTTTAGGTTTTTTAGGCACCTATCTGTATTATGTATTATTATATTTTGGTTATGCTAATGCACCAGGAATGGAGGTGTTAATTGTTCAATATTCTTGGCCTATTTTAATTGTTTTACTATCCCTCATTCTTTTGAAAGAAAAACTAACAATGTTTAAAACAATATCTATTCTCTTGGGGTTTATAGGTGTTTTCTTAGTTCTCACAAAAGGGGATTTTGAACAATTAAAATTTGAAAATATAAATATCGACTTAATAGTATTTACAGGAGCATTTGTTTTTGCATTGTTTTCTGTGTTAAGTAAAAAAATAAAAATGGATGATATACTATTATTAACCATTTACTTTTTAACAGCTAGTTTCGCTTCTTTTCTATCAATGAACCTTTATTCTGAATTTAAGATTCCTAATTTAAATACTGTTATACCAATTCTAATTAATGGGTTTTTAGTAAATGGTCTTTCGTATATATTTTGGATTAAAGCTCTTAAAATTGGAGAAGCTTCTCTTATAGCGCCATTTGTTTTTTTAACACCTGTTTTATCATCAATTTTTTTAATAATCTTTTTTAACGAGCCATTTTACATAGCATACTTAATTGGTATGTCTTGTGTTATACTTGGTGGTTTACTGAACTTAAAAAATAAAAATACTGTTCACAACAAAGAGCCGAGATAA
- a CDS encoding helix-turn-helix domain-containing protein — protein sequence MIKKEFEKLLKKYDKKIIIDKIIDGRYQTLNNDGTSLHRHIFYQIVWIESGSGVHVIEDKKYIFTGGTIFLLAPYYLHKITYNKDVQGYVVSFCDSLLDRFQNKSTLLFHNINQAYVKIPSEEIKIFNNEFNLLNHYFNKNQNSTITILQDYLHILLTKIKGFKSFTEIEDLDNDVKILEQFVQLVRTQYKEQKKLAFYIRQLATSQKKLNQILKKNTGLTSAKFLETYILNEAARMLRYSNLSVKEIVGELGYSESSYFIKAFKKHFEKTPITYRKFSKLNLNSK from the coding sequence ATGATAAAAAAAGAGTTTGAAAAATTACTTAAAAAGTATGATAAAAAAATTATAATAGACAAAATTATTGATGGTAGATACCAAACCTTAAATAATGATGGAACATCATTACATCGACATATTTTTTATCAAATTGTCTGGATTGAAAGTGGTTCTGGAGTTCATGTAATAGAGGATAAAAAGTATATTTTTACAGGTGGAACTATTTTTCTTTTAGCACCTTATTATTTACACAAAATAACATATAACAAAGATGTTCAAGGTTATGTTGTTAGTTTTTGCGATAGTTTATTAGACCGTTTTCAGAATAAATCTACTCTACTGTTTCACAACATTAATCAAGCTTATGTCAAAATACCGAGTGAAGAAATTAAAATATTTAATAATGAATTCAATCTTTTAAATCATTATTTTAATAAGAACCAAAACAGTACTATCACAATTTTACAGGATTATTTACATATACTACTCACTAAAATAAAGGGATTTAAAAGCTTTACAGAAATAGAAGACTTGGATAATGATGTGAAAATATTAGAACAATTTGTACAATTGGTTAGAACACAATATAAAGAACAAAAAAAATTGGCTTTCTATATTAGGCAATTGGCTACTTCTCAAAAAAAACTGAATCAAATACTTAAAAAGAATACTGGGCTAACATCAGCTAAATTTCTAGAAACCTATATATTAAATGAAGCAGCAAGAATGTTACGTTACAGTAACTTAAGTGTTAAAGAAATTGTAGGAGAACTTGGTTACTCTGAAAGCTCTTATTTTATAAAAGCGTTTAAAAAACACTTTGAAAAAACACCTATAACTTATAGAAAATTTTCTAAATTAAATTTGAATTCCAAATAG
- a CDS encoding ABC-F family ATP-binding cassette domain-containing protein translates to MITVDQLTVEFSGNTLFSDVSFVINENDKIALMGKNGAGKSTMMKIIAGVSKPTKGGVRSPKDTVIAYLPQHLLMEDNCTVKEEASKAFASIFAMKAEMDDLNKQLETRTDYESDDYMKIIERVSDLGEKYYALEEINYEAEVEKALKGLGFKQEDFERATSEFSGGWRMRIELAKILLQKPDLILLDEPTNHVDIESVIWLENFLLNKAKAVVVISHDKAFIDNITNRTIEVTMGTIHDYKANYSHYLELRKERRAHQLKAYQEQQKFIADTKAFIERFKGTYSKTNQVASRERMLEKLVPVEIDEVDTSALKLRFPPSPRSGDYPVKVEGLTKQYGDLTVFKDASFSIARGEKVSFVGRNGEGKSTMIKAIMGEIDFEGECGLGHNAKVGYFAQNQASLLDPELTIFQTVDEVAEGDIRTQIKNILGRFMFSGDDLEKKVKVLSGGEKTRLAMVKLLLEPVNVLILDEPTNHLDLKSKEVIKEALLHFDGTLILVSHDRDFLQGLSQKVFEFKDQRVIEHFETIDAFLERNNIKALKEIDL, encoded by the coding sequence ATGATTACGGTAGATCAATTAACGGTTGAGTTTAGTGGTAACACCCTGTTTAGTGACGTTTCGTTTGTAATAAACGAAAACGATAAAATTGCTTTAATGGGTAAAAATGGGGCTGGAAAATCCACCATGATGAAAATTATAGCAGGAGTTTCTAAACCCACTAAAGGTGGCGTTCGTAGTCCGAAAGATACCGTAATCGCTTACTTACCTCAGCACTTGTTAATGGAAGACAACTGCACGGTAAAAGAAGAAGCATCCAAAGCATTTGCATCTATTTTTGCCATGAAAGCCGAAATGGACGACCTCAACAAACAATTAGAAACTCGTACCGATTACGAATCGGATGATTATATGAAAATCATTGAGCGTGTATCGGATTTAGGGGAGAAGTACTACGCGTTAGAAGAAATAAACTACGAAGCAGAGGTAGAAAAAGCTTTAAAAGGGTTAGGATTTAAACAAGAAGATTTTGAAAGAGCAACCTCAGAGTTTAGTGGAGGTTGGCGTATGCGTATAGAGCTGGCGAAAATCTTACTGCAAAAACCCGACTTAATTTTGTTAGATGAGCCTACCAACCACGTAGATATTGAATCAGTAATTTGGTTGGAAAACTTTTTATTAAACAAAGCCAAGGCAGTAGTAGTAATTTCGCACGATAAAGCGTTTATCGATAATATTACCAACCGTACCATTGAGGTAACGATGGGGACTATTCACGATTACAAAGCGAATTATTCGCACTATTTAGAGTTGCGTAAAGAACGTCGTGCACATCAGTTAAAAGCTTATCAAGAGCAACAAAAGTTTATTGCTGATACCAAGGCGTTTATAGAGCGTTTTAAAGGAACGTATTCAAAAACGAATCAAGTAGCTTCACGTGAACGAATGTTAGAAAAATTAGTTCCTGTAGAAATAGATGAGGTAGATACTTCAGCCTTAAAATTACGTTTTCCACCGTCACCACGTTCGGGAGATTATCCTGTAAAAGTGGAAGGATTGACGAAGCAATACGGAGACTTAACAGTATTTAAAGACGCAAGTTTCTCCATAGCACGTGGAGAAAAAGTATCGTTTGTAGGAAGAAACGGAGAAGGAAAATCGACCATGATTAAAGCAATTATGGGAGAAATTGATTTTGAAGGTGAATGCGGGTTAGGACACAATGCTAAAGTGGGATATTTTGCACAGAATCAAGCATCATTGTTAGATCCTGAATTAACAATTTTCCAAACCGTAGATGAGGTTGCTGAAGGAGATATCCGAACGCAAATCAAAAATATATTAGGACGTTTTATGTTCTCGGGAGATGATTTAGAAAAGAAAGTAAAAGTACTTTCTGGAGGAGAGAAAACCCGTTTAGCAATGGTAAAGTTGTTGTTAGAGCCGGTAAACGTATTGATATTAGATGAACCTACAAACCACTTAGATTTAAAATCAAAAGAGGTAATCAAAGAAGCCTTATTACACTTCGACGGAACGTTGATTTTAGTATCACACGACCGTGATTTCTTACAAGGATTATCTCAAAAAGTATTTGAGTTTAAAGACCAACGTGTCATAGAACACTTTGAAACGATTGATGCGTTTTTAGAGCGTAATAATATCAAAGCGTTAAAGGAGATTGACCTGTAA
- a CDS encoding M90 family metallopeptidase has product MTYLSIIILVGIFLVFKKSTSTPKWKQPTTPFPNKWKVILTKKVAFYNALTPDEKELFEFKVFEFMLNHEVIGVDVTVTITDKLLIASSAVIPIFNFPEWRYPNIKEIILYPAMFNEHFETEGDNRRILGMVGNGYLEGKMVLSKPALHLGFENETDKKNTAIHEFVHLIDKLDGNIDGVPHVLLEKQYSIPWVDLINKKIEEIYNDASDINPYGGTNKAEFFSVASEYFFERPKLLARKHPELYALLEQIFKQDMDDMNLHLKRLDISRNDPCPCDSGVKYKKCCGVN; this is encoded by the coding sequence ATGACTTATTTATCTATAATTATACTCGTAGGTATTTTTCTTGTATTCAAAAAAAGCACCTCAACACCAAAGTGGAAACAACCTACAACTCCTTTTCCAAACAAATGGAAAGTTATTTTAACTAAAAAAGTCGCTTTTTACAACGCACTCACTCCTGATGAAAAAGAATTGTTTGAATTCAAAGTTTTTGAATTCATGTTAAATCATGAAGTTATTGGTGTTGATGTTACAGTTACGATTACGGACAAACTTCTGATAGCTTCTAGTGCTGTAATTCCTATTTTTAATTTTCCTGAATGGCGCTATCCTAACATCAAAGAAATCATTTTATATCCTGCTATGTTTAACGAGCATTTTGAAACCGAAGGAGACAACCGAAGAATTTTAGGAATGGTAGGTAACGGATATTTAGAAGGAAAAATGGTTTTATCGAAACCTGCTTTACATCTAGGTTTTGAAAATGAAACTGATAAAAAGAATACTGCCATCCATGAGTTTGTACATTTAATTGATAAACTAGATGGTAATATTGACGGAGTTCCGCATGTATTATTAGAAAAGCAATACAGTATTCCGTGGGTAGACTTAATCAACAAAAAGATTGAAGAAATATATAACGACGCTTCTGATATCAATCCGTATGGCGGAACTAACAAAGCAGAATTTTTCTCAGTAGCTAGTGAATACTTTTTTGAGCGTCCGAAGTTATTAGCTAGAAAACATCCTGAGCTTTATGCGTTGCTAGAGCAAATCTTTAAACAAGATATGGACGACATGAACCTGCATTTAAAACGCCTTGATATTTCCAGAAACGATCCTTGTCCTTGTGATAGTGGAGTGAAGTATAAAAAGTGTTGTGGAGTGAACTAA
- the gcvP gene encoding aminomethyl-transferring glycine dehydrogenase, with the protein MNTNSFQLRHIGPRVKDQDQMLQTIGIENLDQLIYETIPDDIRLQKELDLAPAMSEYEYLNHINELGAKNKVFKSYIGLGYHEAILPSVIQRNILENPGWYTAYTPYQAEIAQGRLEALLNYQTMICDLTGMELANASLLDESTAAAEAMALLFDVRERAQKKASVNKFFVSEEILPQTLSVLQTRAIPIGIELVVGNHEEFDFSEEFFGAIVQYPGKHGQVYDYTDFVANCNANNIKVAVAADILSLVKLKAPAEFGADVVVGTTQRFGIPLGYGGPHAGYFATKEAYKRSIPGRIIGVTKDVDGGRALRMALQTREQHIKREKATSNICTAQVLLAVMAGMYAVYHGKDGLQYIADRVHTSTTTLAKALNDLGFKQKNSAYFDTILVEVEADKLRPVAEANGINFNYIDAEHVSISVNETVGLKEINEIVDCFEQAFNIKDILVTEFTSTDVIPADVKRATSFLDNEIFNTYQSETDMMRYIKKLERKDLALNHSMISLGSCTMKLNAASEMLPLSNPQWGNIHPFAPLNQAEGYQIMLSNLENQLNVITGFAGTSLQPNSGAQGEFAGLMTIRAYHEANGDTHRNICLIPASAHGTNPASAVMAGMKVVVTKTDERGNIDVEDLRAKAEKHADNLAALMVTYPSTHGVFEKAIKEITQIIHDNGGQVYMDGANMNAQVGLTNPATIGADVCHLNLHKTFAIPHGGGGPGVGPICVAPQLVPFLPTNPVIATGGNNAITAISAAPWGSALVCLISYGYITMLGADGLTNSTKNAILNANYIKERLSGHYSTLYTGEMNRAAHEMILDCREFKQNGIEVTDIAKRLMDYGFHAPTVSFPVAGTIMVEPTESEGVAELDRFCDALISIRKEIAEASKENPNNPLKNAPHTQEMLTADEWDLPYSRKQAAFPLDYIADNKFWPSVRRVDDAFGDRNLICSCNPIEDYMEAEA; encoded by the coding sequence ATGAACACAAATTCATTTCAACTTAGGCATATAGGTCCTCGTGTTAAAGATCAGGATCAAATGCTTCAAACAATTGGCATTGAGAATTTAGACCAATTGATTTATGAAACTATTCCCGACGATATTCGTTTACAAAAAGAGCTTGATTTAGCCCCTGCAATGAGCGAATATGAATACCTAAATCACATTAACGAATTAGGTGCAAAAAACAAAGTTTTTAAAAGCTATATAGGTTTAGGATATCACGAAGCTATTTTACCTAGTGTTATCCAACGTAATATTTTAGAAAACCCAGGATGGTATACTGCGTATACCCCTTACCAAGCTGAAATAGCACAAGGACGTTTAGAAGCCTTGTTAAATTACCAAACTATGATTTGTGATTTAACAGGAATGGAATTAGCTAACGCTTCATTATTAGATGAAAGTACTGCAGCTGCAGAAGCCATGGCTTTATTATTTGATGTTCGTGAAAGAGCACAAAAAAAAGCAAGCGTAAACAAGTTCTTTGTTTCAGAAGAAATTTTACCACAAACCTTATCGGTATTACAAACACGTGCTATTCCTATCGGAATTGAATTAGTTGTTGGTAACCACGAAGAATTTGATTTTTCAGAAGAGTTCTTTGGCGCTATCGTACAATATCCTGGTAAGCACGGACAAGTATATGATTATACCGATTTCGTTGCTAACTGTAACGCAAATAATATCAAAGTAGCGGTTGCTGCTGATATTTTATCATTAGTAAAGTTAAAAGCTCCTGCTGAATTTGGTGCTGACGTTGTCGTAGGTACTACACAACGTTTTGGTATTCCTTTAGGATATGGAGGACCTCACGCTGGATATTTTGCTACTAAAGAAGCTTACAAGCGTAGTATACCTGGTCGTATTATTGGAGTTACCAAAGATGTTGATGGTGGTCGTGCGTTACGTATGGCATTACAAACGCGTGAGCAACACATTAAACGTGAAAAAGCAACTTCAAACATTTGTACTGCACAGGTATTATTAGCGGTTATGGCTGGTATGTATGCTGTATACCACGGTAAAGATGGTTTGCAATACATTGCAGATCGTGTACACACAAGCACTACAACCCTAGCAAAAGCCTTAAACGATTTAGGTTTCAAACAAAAAAACAGTGCTTATTTCGATACTATTTTAGTGGAAGTTGAAGCTGACAAGTTACGTCCAGTAGCAGAAGCAAACGGAATCAACTTTAACTACATCGATGCAGAGCATGTTTCAATCTCTGTAAACGAAACAGTAGGTTTAAAGGAAATCAATGAAATTGTTGATTGTTTTGAACAAGCATTCAATATCAAAGATATTTTAGTTACTGAATTTACTTCAACAGATGTAATTCCTGCAGACGTAAAAAGAGCTACTTCTTTCTTAGATAACGAAATATTTAACACGTATCAATCAGAAACTGATATGATGCGTTATATCAAAAAATTAGAACGTAAAGATTTAGCATTAAATCACTCAATGATTTCTTTAGGGTCTTGTACCATGAAGTTAAATGCTGCTTCTGAAATGTTACCATTGAGTAATCCTCAATGGGGAAATATTCACCCATTTGCTCCATTAAACCAAGCGGAAGGATACCAAATCATGTTAAGCAACCTTGAAAACCAATTAAATGTGATTACTGGTTTTGCAGGTACTTCTTTACAACCTAACTCTGGTGCGCAAGGTGAATTTGCCGGATTAATGACTATTAGAGCCTATCACGAAGCAAATGGAGATACCCACAGAAACATCTGTTTAATTCCTGCATCTGCTCACGGAACGAACCCTGCATCTGCTGTTATGGCGGGTATGAAAGTGGTGGTTACCAAAACTGACGAAAGAGGAAACATCGATGTAGAAGATTTACGTGCTAAAGCTGAAAAACACGCTGATAATTTAGCTGCTTTAATGGTAACCTACCCATCTACTCACGGAGTATTTGAAAAGGCTATTAAAGAAATTACGCAAATTATTCACGATAATGGTGGACAAGTATATATGGATGGTGCAAACATGAACGCACAGGTAGGATTAACAAATCCTGCAACTATTGGTGCCGATGTTTGTCACTTAAACCTACATAAAACATTTGCGATTCCTCACGGTGGTGGTGGACCAGGTGTTGGACCAATTTGTGTGGCTCCTCAATTAGTTCCATTTTTGCCTACCAACCCTGTAATAGCAACTGGTGGTAACAATGCCATTACGGCTATTTCAGCAGCTCCTTGGGGTTCTGCATTGGTATGTTTAATCTCTTACGGATACATTACCATGTTAGGTGCTGACGGGTTAACAAACTCTACTAAGAACGCTATTTTAAACGCAAACTATATTAAAGAGCGTTTAAGCGGACATTATAGCACTTTATATACTGGTGAAATGAACCGTGCTGCTCACGAAATGATTTTAGACTGTCGTGAGTTTAAACAAAACGGAATTGAAGTTACTGATATTGCGAAACGTTTAATGGACTACGGATTCCACGCGCCTACGGTATCTTTCCCTGTAGCGGGTACAATTATGGTAGAGCCAACCGAATCGGAAGGTGTCGCTGAATTAGACCGTTTTTGTGATGCGTTAATCTCTATTAGAAAAGAGATTGCCGAAGCGAGTAAAGAAAATCCTAACAACCCGCTTAAAAATGCACCACATACGCAAGAAATGTTAACTGCTGATGAGTGGGATTTACCATACTCTCGTAAACAAGCAGCATTTCCTTTAGATTATATTGCAGACAATAAGTTTTGGCCTTCAGTACGCCGTGTAGACGATGCTTTTGGTGACCGTAATTTAATTTGTTCTTGTAATCCTATTGAAGATTATATGGAAGCAGAAGCTTAA
- a CDS encoding UbiA prenyltransferase family protein, whose translation MNLFKKVLDFYINSSIHVALSVISLFIITELYFGFSYDESLGFFVFFATITGYNFVKYAGVAKLHHRSLTKNLQIIQIFSLICFLLMCYYAWLLPLRTLLFFVPLGVLTFLYAVPFLSGFQKNLRSVGYLKIIVVALVWAVTTVLLPIYASEISFTTEVYLCVIQRFLLVIILILPFDIRDVQYDAISLQTIPKKIGLENTKKFGVVLLGVCLVLEFMISPNTQYRTAFLLVFSVLLILLMRARVNQSKYYSSFWVEAIPIFWLLFLLV comes from the coding sequence ATGAACCTTTTTAAAAAAGTACTTGATTTTTATATAAATTCTAGTATCCATGTAGCCTTATCGGTGATTTCTTTGTTTATAATTACGGAATTATACTTTGGTTTTTCGTATGATGAATCACTCGGTTTTTTTGTGTTTTTTGCCACAATTACTGGGTATAATTTTGTTAAATATGCAGGAGTAGCGAAACTCCATCATCGAAGTTTGACTAAAAACTTGCAAATCATTCAAATATTTTCGTTGATTTGTTTCTTGCTAATGTGTTATTATGCATGGTTACTACCTTTAAGAACTTTATTGTTTTTCGTGCCTTTAGGGGTTTTAACTTTTTTATATGCAGTACCTTTTTTAAGTGGATTTCAAAAAAACTTACGAAGTGTTGGCTATTTAAAAATAATAGTAGTGGCCTTGGTATGGGCAGTAACTACGGTGTTATTGCCAATATATGCTAGTGAAATTTCTTTCACAACTGAGGTTTACTTGTGTGTAATACAGCGTTTTTTGTTGGTAATAATATTAATCCTTCCTTTTGATATTAGAGATGTGCAATACGATGCTATTTCTTTACAAACAATTCCTAAAAAAATAGGTTTAGAAAACACTAAAAAGTTTGGGGTTGTTTTGCTTGGGGTGTGTTTGGTGTTGGAGTTTATGATTAGTCCGAATACTCAATACCGTACAGCTTTTTTATTGGTGTTTTCCGTATTGTTAATTTTATTGATGAGAGCAAGAGTAAATCAGTCTAAATACTACAGTTCTTTTTGGGTTGAGGCAATTCCCATTTTTTGGTTGTTATTTTTGTTAGTTTAA